One stretch of Bradyrhizobium canariense DNA includes these proteins:
- the fdhF gene encoding formate dehydrogenase subunit alpha encodes MSLIQETDFGTPRSKSENLVTLTIDGQSVTVPEGTSIMRAAMEAGTQIPKLCATDMVDAFGSCRLCLIEIEGRAGTPASCTTPAMQGLVVHTQSERLKKLRKGVMELYISDHPLDCLTCAANGDCELQDMAGAVGLRDVRYGYQGENHVFAKSDGAPNAAWMPKDESNPYFTYDPSKCIVCSRCVRACEEVQGTFALTISGRGFDSRVSPGMSESFLGSECVSCGACVQACPTATLTEKSVIEIGQPEHSAVTTCAYCGVGCTFKAEMRGEEVVRMVPYKDGKANRGHSCVKGRFAWGYTTHKERILKPMIREKISDPWREVSWDEAFDYAASEFKRIQAKYGRDSIGGITSSRCTNEETYLVQKLIRAGFGNNNVDTCARVCHSPTGYGLSTTFGTSAGTQDFDSVEHTDVVMVIGANPASAHPVFASRLKKRLRQGAKLIVIDPRRTEMVESPHVKALHLPLMPGTNVAVLTALAHVIVTEGLVDEAFVRERCDWSEFEDWASFVALPKNGPEATAIMTGVDPKELREAARLFATAGNGAIYYGLGVTEHSQGSTTVIAIANLAMATGNIGRPGVGVNPLRGQNNVQGSCDMGSFPHELPGYRHISGDAVRDQFEAMWNVKLNPEPGLRIPNMFDAAIEGTFMGLYVQGEDILQSDPNTKHVVSALSSMECVIVHDLFLNETANYAHVFLPGSTFLEKDGTFTNAERRIQRVRKVMTPRNGLADWEVTIRLAKAMGLDMHYDHPSQIMDEIAALTPTFAGVSYARLDELGSVQWPCNEKAPEGTPVMHIGGFVRGKGKFVITEYIATDERTGPRYPLLLTTGRILSQYNVGAQTRRTDNVVWHSEDRLEIHPHDAEQRGVRDGDWVRLASRAGETTLRALITDRVAPGVVYTTFHHPDTQANVITTDYSDWATNCPEYKVTAVQISPSNGPSEWQKAYDEQARQSRRIAPVVEAAE; translated from the coding sequence ATGTCGCTGATCCAGGAAACCGATTTCGGTACCCCGCGCTCCAAATCCGAGAACCTCGTCACGCTGACCATCGATGGTCAAAGCGTCACGGTGCCGGAGGGCACCTCGATCATGCGCGCGGCGATGGAAGCCGGTACGCAGATTCCAAAACTCTGCGCCACCGACATGGTAGACGCCTTTGGCTCCTGCCGTCTTTGCCTGATCGAGATCGAAGGCCGGGCCGGCACGCCGGCTTCCTGCACCACGCCCGCGATGCAGGGTCTGGTGGTCCACACCCAGAGCGAACGGCTCAAAAAGCTGCGCAAGGGCGTAATGGAGCTTTATATCTCCGATCACCCGCTGGACTGCCTGACCTGTGCGGCGAATGGCGACTGCGAATTGCAGGACATGGCGGGCGCGGTCGGCCTGCGCGACGTGCGCTATGGTTATCAAGGCGAGAACCACGTCTTCGCGAAATCCGACGGCGCGCCCAATGCGGCCTGGATGCCGAAGGACGAATCCAACCCGTATTTCACCTATGATCCGTCGAAATGCATCGTCTGCTCGCGTTGCGTCCGCGCCTGCGAGGAAGTGCAAGGCACCTTTGCGCTGACCATTTCCGGACGCGGTTTCGACAGCCGCGTCTCGCCCGGCATGAGCGAGAGTTTCCTGGGCTCGGAATGCGTGTCCTGCGGCGCCTGTGTGCAGGCCTGCCCGACCGCGACGCTGACCGAAAAATCCGTGATTGAGATCGGCCAGCCCGAACACTCGGCGGTGACGACCTGCGCCTATTGCGGCGTCGGCTGCACTTTCAAGGCGGAAATGCGCGGCGAGGAAGTCGTGCGTATGGTGCCCTACAAGGACGGCAAGGCCAATCGCGGCCATTCCTGCGTCAAGGGCCGCTTCGCCTGGGGCTATACCACCCACAAGGAGCGCATCCTCAAGCCGATGATCCGCGAGAAGATCAGCGATCCCTGGCGCGAAGTGTCGTGGGACGAAGCTTTCGACTACGCTGCTTCGGAGTTCAAGAGGATCCAGGCCAAGTATGGCCGCGACTCCATCGGCGGCATCACCTCCTCACGCTGCACCAATGAAGAAACCTATCTGGTGCAAAAATTGATCCGCGCCGGCTTCGGCAACAACAACGTCGACACCTGCGCCCGGGTCTGCCACTCGCCAACCGGCTATGGCCTGTCGACCACCTTCGGCACCTCGGCCGGCACGCAGGACTTCGACTCGGTCGAGCACACCGACGTCGTGATGGTGATTGGCGCCAACCCCGCGTCCGCCCATCCGGTGTTCGCATCGCGTCTCAAGAAGCGGCTGCGCCAGGGCGCCAAGTTGATCGTGATCGATCCGCGCCGCACGGAAATGGTGGAATCGCCTCACGTCAAGGCGCTGCATCTGCCGCTGATGCCGGGCACCAACGTCGCGGTGCTCACCGCGCTTGCCCATGTGATCGTCACCGAGGGCCTGGTCGATGAAGCCTTCGTGCGCGAACGCTGCGACTGGAGCGAGTTCGAGGATTGGGCGTCGTTCGTCGCGCTGCCGAAGAACGGCCCCGAAGCGACCGCCATCATGACCGGCGTCGATCCGAAGGAATTGCGCGAGGCCGCGCGGCTGTTCGCCACCGCCGGCAACGGCGCGATCTATTACGGCCTCGGCGTCACCGAACACAGCCAGGGCTCGACCACGGTGATCGCGATCGCCAACCTCGCGATGGCGACCGGCAATATCGGCCGTCCCGGTGTCGGCGTGAACCCGCTGCGCGGCCAGAACAACGTGCAGGGCTCCTGCGACATGGGCTCGTTCCCACATGAGCTCCCGGGCTATCGCCACATCTCGGGCGATGCCGTGCGCGACCAGTTCGAGGCGATGTGGAACGTCAAGCTCAATCCCGAACCAGGCCTGCGGATTCCCAACATGTTCGATGCCGCGATCGAGGGCACCTTCATGGGCCTCTATGTGCAGGGCGAAGACATCCTGCAGTCCGATCCCAACACCAAGCACGTGGTGTCGGCGCTCTCGTCGATGGAATGCGTCATTGTCCACGATCTCTTCCTTAACGAGACCGCGAACTACGCGCACGTGTTCCTCCCGGGATCGACCTTCCTCGAGAAGGACGGCACATTCACCAACGCGGAACGCCGCATCCAGCGCGTTCGCAAGGTGATGACCCCGCGAAACGGGTTGGCGGACTGGGAAGTCACCATCCGCCTTGCCAAGGCGATGGGCCTCGACATGCACTACGATCATCCGTCCCAGATCATGGACGAGATTGCGGCGCTGACGCCGACCTTCGCCGGCGTTTCCTATGCCAGGCTCGACGAACTCGGCTCGGTGCAATGGCCCTGCAACGAGAAGGCACCGGAAGGCACGCCGGTGATGCATATCGGTGGTTTCGTGCGCGGCAAGGGCAAGTTCGTCATTACCGAATATATCGCGACCGACGAGCGCACGGGCCCCCGCTACCCGCTGCTGCTGACCACCGGGCGCATCCTCAGCCAGTACAATGTCGGCGCCCAGACCCGCCGCACTGACAATGTGGTCTGGCACAGCGAAGACCGGCTCGAGATCCATCCGCACGATGCCGAACAACGCGGCGTGCGTGACGGCGATTGGGTCCGGCTCGCAAGCCGCGCCGGCGAAACCACGCTGCGCGCCTTGATAACCGACCGGGTCGCGCCGGGCGTGGTCTACACCACCTTCCACCATCCGGACACGCAGGCCAACGTCATCACCACGGATTATTCCGACTGGGCGACGAACTGTCCGGAGTATAAGGTTACGGCGGTGCAGATATCGCCCTCGAACGGGCCGTCCGAATGGCAAAAAGCCTATGACGAGCAAGCCCGTCAATCCCGGCGCATCGCGCCCGTTGTGGAGGCTGCAGAGTAG
- the fdhD gene encoding formate dehydrogenase accessory sulfurtransferase FdhD: MRDPVRTVDRKVWRESGLSEGMRSIPEETAIALTYNGGTYAVMMATPQDLSDFAVGFSLNEGIVQSPDDIDSLDIVDLEDGIELRMWLAQSRADRLNERRRQIAGPTGCGLCGIDSITEAVRPAAIVAPGRSFSPQQVTAAMQSIPPLQPINVETRAVHAAAFWTPAHGIVALREDVGRHNALDKLAGALARDEISAAEGMVLLTSRVSVEMVQKTAAMGVPLMVAVSAPTALAVRMADAAGITLAAIARADGFEVFTHAGRITPGIHGQGVVDVA; encoded by the coding sequence GTGCGTGATCCGGTTCGCACAGTCGATCGCAAGGTCTGGCGCGAGAGCGGCCTCAGCGAAGGCATGCGCAGTATTCCGGAAGAAACCGCGATTGCCTTGACCTATAACGGCGGCACTTATGCCGTGATGATGGCCACACCGCAGGATCTGAGCGATTTCGCGGTCGGATTCAGCCTCAACGAGGGAATCGTCCAGTCCCCCGACGATATCGATTCGCTTGATATCGTGGATCTCGAAGACGGCATCGAGCTGCGAATGTGGCTGGCGCAGTCAAGGGCGGACCGGCTGAACGAACGACGGCGGCAGATCGCCGGACCTACCGGCTGCGGACTATGCGGCATCGATTCAATTACGGAAGCGGTGCGCCCGGCTGCGATCGTCGCGCCGGGGCGTTCTTTTTCGCCCCAGCAAGTTACGGCTGCGATGCAGAGCATTCCACCGTTGCAGCCGATCAATGTCGAAACCCGCGCCGTGCATGCCGCAGCGTTCTGGACGCCGGCACATGGCATTGTCGCGTTGCGCGAGGATGTCGGGCGTCACAACGCCCTCGACAAGCTGGCCGGCGCGTTGGCGCGGGACGAGATTTCGGCCGCAGAGGGCATGGTGCTGCTGACCAGCCGGGTCTCGGTCGAGATGGTGCAGAAAACCGCGGCGATGGGCGTGCCGTTGATGGTCGCGGTATCAGCGCCGACCGCGCTTGCGGTTCGCATGGCGGATGCGGCTGGCATCACGCTCGCCGCCATCGCGCGCGCCGATGGATTCGAGGTGTTTACGCATGCCGGGCGAATTACGCCGGGCATTCACGGACAAGGGGTTGTCGATGTCGCCTGA
- a CDS encoding formate dehydrogenase subunit delta, whose product MSPDRLIYMANQIGSFFKSQGHDKAIPGIADHIHKFWDPRMRKAIFAHLDAGGAGLDPDVREALATLKKTAHA is encoded by the coding sequence ATGTCGCCTGACCGGTTGATCTATATGGCCAACCAGATTGGCAGCTTCTTCAAGAGCCAGGGCCACGATAAGGCGATCCCGGGTATCGCCGATCACATCCACAAATTCTGGGATCCGCGGATGCGCAAGGCAATCTTCGCCCATCTCGACGCGGGCGGCGCGGGACTGGACCCTGACGTCCGCGAGGCCCTTGCGACGCTGAAGAAGACCGCACACGCGTAG
- a CDS encoding bifunctional [glutamine synthetase] adenylyltransferase/[glutamine synthetase]-adenylyl-L-tyrosine phosphorylase encodes MTIRGNTEANVKSTALAARLVDGPRLSAPPEAQRRLSGWLADLEPGQATAIRELAGHFPRVDAILLGVAEASPHLFDLMRADAARLIRLLNCDPEPHLARLIENTCRDVTAAATESDAMQALRRMKAEAALLIALCDIGGVWPVMQVTAALTELAVRSVQSALRYLLRQEAVKAKLLPVDPDRPEENSGLVVLAMGKMGAGELNYSSDIDLIVFFDSTAPTLAPDIEPQPFFVRVTQGLSRMLQQRTGEGYVFRVDLRLRPDPASTQVAISTDAALHYYEREGRTWERAAMIKANPCAGDARAGEALLAEIAPFVWRKHLDFAALADVHDMKRQMQTYRGQSDIAVEGHNVKIGRGGIREIEFFAQTQQLIAGGRHPELRVRPTLEALDVLASNNWITFAARDEMSSAYRFLRRVEHRLQMVADEQTHTLPDTVEAVERFARFLGYDDRATFAKELLGHLNVVQGHYGKLFEGDPTGTVKLPATDYSTGPDDPRLIEHLAALGFRKPVAVAKTVQQWMIGDYRVFRMEATRNAFVEFVPALIAGLADAEEADDAVTAFDRFLQALQRGGRLISLLSQNRDLVALVALILGAAPRLGDMLARQPQIMDGLIDPRFFGAMPDQRELSTRLAATLEDANSYEEFLDRLRLFGQESLFLIGARILSGTVSASQAGVAFADVAEGIVDTVHGLVTEQFATQHGRIKGQETAILAMGRLGSREMTASSDLDLILLYDFDHEQPDSDGARSLHGAHYFARFTQRLISAFTTRTNYGVLYEVDMRLRPSGRAGPVASRLDSFAEYQEREAWTWEHMALTRARVISSSPDFRTEIERIIREVLTRPRDASVVATDVADMRRAVALEKGEDDIWDLKYAAGGVVDIDFIAQYLQLVHAAGKPDILDVGTLHVLDNAARLGVLPQSSAEILRSATRLYHDLTQILRLCVTGKFKPEIAGEDLLRVMARAGDAPDFSSLQARVKETQTEVRRLFLALMDNGS; translated from the coding sequence ATGACGATTCGCGGAAACACGGAAGCGAATGTCAAATCCACCGCACTGGCCGCGCGGTTGGTGGACGGACCGCGTCTGTCCGCTCCGCCTGAAGCCCAACGACGTCTTTCGGGCTGGCTCGCTGATCTCGAGCCCGGGCAGGCAACTGCGATCCGGGAGCTCGCCGGGCACTTTCCTCGCGTCGACGCCATTCTTCTCGGTGTCGCCGAGGCGTCGCCCCATCTGTTCGACCTGATGCGCGCCGACGCCGCGCGCCTGATCCGGCTGCTCAACTGCGATCCGGAGCCGCATCTGGCGCGGCTGATCGAAAACACCTGCCGCGATGTAACGGCCGCCGCCACCGAATCCGACGCCATGCAGGCGCTCCGCCGCATGAAAGCCGAAGCCGCGCTATTGATTGCGCTGTGCGACATCGGCGGAGTCTGGCCGGTGATGCAGGTGACGGCGGCGCTGACCGAGCTTGCGGTCCGTTCGGTGCAATCGGCGCTGCGCTATCTGCTGCGGCAGGAGGCCGTGAAAGCCAAATTATTGCCTGTAGATCCCGATCGCCCCGAGGAAAACAGCGGCCTGGTCGTGCTTGCGATGGGCAAGATGGGCGCGGGCGAATTGAACTACTCCAGCGACATCGATCTGATCGTCTTTTTCGACTCCACTGCGCCGACGCTCGCGCCTGATATCGAGCCACAGCCGTTTTTCGTGCGCGTCACCCAAGGTCTGTCGCGGATGCTGCAACAGCGCACCGGCGAGGGATACGTGTTCCGCGTCGATCTGCGGCTGCGGCCGGATCCCGCGTCGACGCAGGTCGCGATCTCAACCGATGCAGCGCTGCATTATTACGAACGGGAAGGGCGCACCTGGGAACGCGCCGCGATGATCAAGGCGAACCCATGCGCCGGAGATGCCAGAGCCGGCGAGGCGTTGCTTGCAGAAATAGCACCCTTCGTCTGGCGCAAGCATCTGGATTTCGCAGCCCTTGCCGATGTGCACGACATGAAGCGGCAGATGCAGACCTATCGCGGTCAAAGCGACATCGCGGTCGAAGGCCACAACGTCAAGATCGGCCGCGGCGGCATCCGCGAAATCGAATTCTTTGCGCAGACCCAGCAGTTGATCGCCGGTGGCCGGCATCCGGAGTTGCGGGTTCGGCCGACGCTGGAAGCGCTTGACGTGCTGGCGTCAAACAACTGGATCACCTTCGCGGCGCGTGACGAAATGTCGTCGGCGTACAGGTTCTTGCGGCGGGTCGAACACCGCCTGCAAATGGTCGCCGACGAGCAGACCCATACGTTGCCCGACACGGTTGAGGCGGTGGAGCGTTTCGCCCGTTTCCTGGGGTATGACGACCGCGCGACCTTCGCAAAGGAGCTGCTTGGCCACCTCAACGTCGTGCAGGGACATTATGGCAAGCTGTTCGAGGGCGATCCGACCGGCACGGTAAAACTGCCGGCAACCGATTACAGCACCGGTCCGGACGATCCGCGGCTGATCGAGCATCTGGCCGCACTTGGCTTCCGGAAGCCGGTCGCGGTGGCGAAGACCGTGCAGCAATGGATGATCGGCGATTATCGCGTGTTCCGGATGGAAGCGACCCGAAATGCGTTTGTCGAGTTCGTTCCGGCGCTGATCGCAGGGCTCGCGGACGCCGAGGAGGCCGACGACGCCGTCACCGCCTTCGATCGTTTTCTGCAGGCCTTGCAGCGCGGCGGAAGGCTGATTTCCCTGCTCAGTCAGAACCGTGATCTCGTCGCCCTGGTGGCGTTGATCCTTGGCGCCGCGCCGCGCCTCGGTGACATGCTGGCGCGGCAACCGCAGATCATGGATGGGTTGATCGATCCGCGCTTCTTCGGCGCGATGCCGGATCAGCGCGAGTTATCGACGCGTCTCGCGGCGACGTTGGAGGATGCCAATTCCTACGAGGAATTTCTCGACCGGTTGCGCCTGTTCGGCCAGGAAAGCCTGTTTCTGATCGGCGCGCGAATCCTGTCCGGCACGGTGTCGGCCTCGCAGGCGGGCGTGGCCTTCGCCGACGTCGCCGAAGGCATCGTCGATACCGTGCATGGCTTGGTGACCGAACAGTTCGCAACCCAGCACGGCCGCATCAAAGGGCAGGAAACCGCTATTCTTGCGATGGGCAGGCTAGGCAGCCGCGAGATGACCGCCTCGTCCGATCTCGATCTCATCCTGCTCTATGATTTCGACCATGAGCAGCCGGACTCGGACGGCGCGCGATCCCTGCATGGCGCACATTATTTCGCCCGCTTCACCCAGCGGTTGATCAGTGCATTCACGACACGCACCAATTACGGCGTGCTCTACGAGGTGGACATGCGGCTGCGTCCCTCTGGCCGCGCCGGCCCGGTGGCCTCGCGGCTGGATTCCTTCGCGGAGTATCAGGAGCGGGAGGCCTGGACTTGGGAGCATATGGCGCTGACCCGTGCCCGGGTGATTTCGTCCTCACCGGATTTCCGCACTGAAATCGAAAGGATCATCCGCGAGGTACTGACCCGGCCGCGTGACGCCTCGGTGGTCGCCACCGATGTGGCGGACATGCGGCGCGCCGTCGCGCTGGAAAAGGGCGAGGACGATATCTGGGATCTGAAGTACGCCGCCGGCGGAGTGGTGGATATTGATTTCATCGCGCAATATCTCCAGCTTGTTCATGCCGCCGGCAAGCCGGATATCCTCGATGTCGGCACGCTGCATGTGCTCGACAATGCCGCGCGGCTCGGCGTGCTGCCGCAATCATCGGCGGAAATCCTGCGTTCGGCGACGCGCCTCTATCACGACCTCACGCAAATCCTGCGGCTCTGCGTCACCGGCAAGTTCAAACCGGAAATCGCCGGAGAGGATTTGTTGCGGGTGATGGCGCGGGCGGGCGATGCGCCGGACTTTTCGTCGCTGCAGGCGCGGGTCAAGGAAACGCAGACCGAAGTGCGCCGGCTATTTCTGGCATTGATGGACAACGGCAGCTAA
- a CDS encoding sensor histidine kinase, which yields MTAFGKLIRTTAFRLTLVYLFLFALFAASLLGYFAWNTRRLITEQITSTVNAETGEISDIYARRGLRGLVLTIENRALRPGANLYLVTTPTGQAIAGNVGSLAPGVMGSSGWSETAYRRLDDQDTADHRALVRVTELSSGFRLLIGRDLEERRRLFGIVAQAAQWSLLIVVVLGLGGGIFVARRVLHRIDAMTGTTQRIMAGDLSGRLPVGRSGDELDRLAENLNAMLERIEALMIGLKEVSDNIAHDLKTPLTRLRNRAEEALARSGNEAEYRTALERTIEESDGLIRTFNALLMIARAESGQARDNMGDFDAAEVANGIHELYEPLAEDDGMTLHVKTAPARLHGNRELISQALANLVENAIKYGKPVPAMQPLGADATAGSREILIEARREGDQVLFSVTDHGPGIPEADRGHAVQRFVRLEASRTQPGSGLGLSLASAVATLHGGDLRLGDAHPGLRATLAIPARASVSDRVAAQTQDVPQKVA from the coding sequence GTGACGGCATTCGGTAAACTCATACGCACCACGGCGTTTCGCCTGACGCTGGTCTATCTGTTTTTGTTTGCGTTATTTGCCGCCTCGCTGCTCGGCTATTTCGCCTGGAATACGCGCCGGCTGATCACTGAACAGATCACCAGTACCGTGAATGCGGAAACCGGCGAGATCAGCGACATTTACGCGCGCCGTGGATTACGCGGGCTGGTTTTGACCATCGAGAACCGGGCGTTGCGCCCAGGGGCCAACCTTTATCTCGTGACCACGCCAACAGGGCAGGCGATTGCCGGCAATGTCGGCTCGCTGGCACCTGGCGTCATGGGCTCATCCGGCTGGTCCGAGACCGCCTATCGCCGGCTTGACGACCAGGACACCGCAGATCATCGCGCTCTGGTGCGCGTCACCGAACTGTCCAGCGGCTTTCGGCTGCTGATCGGCCGTGATCTCGAAGAGCGCAGGCGGCTGTTCGGCATCGTGGCGCAAGCTGCGCAGTGGTCGCTATTGATCGTCGTCGTGCTCGGCCTCGGCGGCGGCATCTTCGTGGCGCGACGCGTGTTGCATCGCATCGATGCCATGACCGGCACCACGCAGCGCATCATGGCAGGCGATCTGAGCGGGCGGCTGCCAGTCGGGCGCAGCGGCGACGAACTCGATCGGCTGGCGGAAAATCTCAACGCCATGCTGGAGCGGATCGAGGCCCTGATGATTGGGCTGAAGGAAGTTTCCGACAACATCGCCCACGATCTGAAGACTCCGCTGACGCGGCTGCGCAACCGCGCCGAAGAGGCGCTGGCACGGTCCGGGAATGAAGCCGAATACCGCACGGCGCTGGAACGAACCATCGAGGAGTCGGATGGATTGATCCGGACCTTCAACGCACTGCTGATGATCGCGCGTGCCGAGTCCGGGCAGGCGCGCGACAATATGGGCGACTTCGACGCCGCCGAAGTCGCCAATGGTATTCACGAGCTCTATGAGCCGCTTGCGGAGGACGACGGCATGACGTTGCACGTCAAGACGGCGCCCGCCCGCCTTCATGGCAACCGCGAGCTGATCAGCCAGGCGCTGGCCAATCTTGTCGAGAACGCGATCAAATACGGCAAGCCCGTTCCAGCCATGCAGCCGCTGGGTGCGGATGCGACTGCCGGCTCCAGGGAAATTTTGATCGAAGCGCGGCGCGAAGGCGACCAGGTGCTGTTCAGCGTCACCGATCATGGGCCCGGTATTCCGGAAGCCGACCGCGGGCACGCGGTGCAGCGGTTTGTCCGGCTTGAGGCGAGCCGCACGCAGCCCGGTTCCGGTCTCGGTCTCAGTCTGGCGTCGGCGGTGGCGACGCTGCATGGCGGGGACCTCAGGCTTGGCGACGCTCATCCCGGATTGCGCGCAACGCTTGCGATCCCGGCGCGGGCCAGCGTCAGTGACAGGGTTGCGGCTCAAACGCAGGATGTGCCACAGAAGGTGGCATGA
- a CDS encoding response regulator transcription factor, producing MRLLIIEDDRESADYLVKAFREVGYVADLASDGEEGLALAETGDYDVLVIDRMLPKRDGLSLIGTLREKGDRTPALILSALGQVDDRIKGLRAGGDDYLPKPYSFAELLARVEVLSRRHGGPAEETTYRVGDLELDRLSHRVARGKDELTLQPREFRLLEYLMKHAGQVVTRTMLLENVWDYHFDPQTNVIDVHISRLRSKIDKGFERPLLHTIRGAGYMIRDGIR from the coding sequence ATGCGCCTCTTGATCATAGAAGACGACCGCGAATCCGCCGATTACCTGGTGAAGGCGTTTCGCGAAGTCGGCTACGTTGCCGATCTCGCCAGCGATGGCGAGGAGGGGTTGGCGCTGGCCGAAACCGGCGATTACGACGTGCTGGTGATCGACCGAATGCTGCCGAAGCGCGATGGTCTGTCGCTGATCGGAACGTTGCGCGAGAAGGGCGATCGCACCCCGGCCCTGATCCTCTCGGCGCTTGGACAGGTGGACGACCGCATCAAGGGCCTGCGCGCCGGCGGCGATGACTATCTCCCGAAACCTTACTCATTCGCTGAATTGCTGGCCCGGGTTGAGGTGCTGTCGCGGCGTCACGGCGGCCCCGCCGAGGAAACCACCTATCGCGTCGGCGATCTCGAACTGGACCGTCTTTCGCATCGGGTGGCGCGCGGCAAGGACGAATTGACGCTGCAGCCGCGCGAATTCCGGCTGCTGGAATATCTGATGAAGCATGCAGGCCAGGTGGTGACGCGCACCATGCTCCTGGAAAATGTCTGGGATTACCATTTCGATCCTCAGACCAACGTCATCGACGTGCATATCTCACGACTGCGCTCCAAGATCGACAAGGGTTTTGAACGGCCCTTGCTGCATACGATCCGCGGCGCCGGATACATGATCCGTGACGGCATTCGGTAA
- a CDS encoding Do family serine endopeptidase, with protein sequence MTDRPTDLSSLPSFQPPRRSLFSARKFALMASVVAGLGVAVYGFGTANGPVDLFSSPAHAQVNNEISKVAQPVGFADIVEHVKPSVISVKVNINEKVAKDDSDDTPFQPGSPMERFFRRFGGPDGMPPGLRGMPRGRGVVTGQGSGFFISADGYAVTNNHVVDGADKVEVTTDDGKTYKAKVIGTDARTDLALIKVEGGSDFPFAKLSEGKPRIGDWVLAVGNPFGLGGTVTAGIVSASGRDIGNGPYDDFIQIDAPVNKGNSGGPAFNTNGEVIGVNTAIYSPSGGSVGIAFSIPAPTVKNVVAQLKDKGSVSRGWIGVQIQPVTADIADSLGLKKAEGALVAEPQANGPAAKAGIESGDVITAVNGETVKDARELARTIGGLAPGNAVKLNVLHKGQDKVVNLTLGQLPNTVEAKADNDNDNGDNGSATRGTDVPKLGMTVAPANSVAGAGKEGVVVTEVDPKSAAADRGFKEGDVILEVAGKSVTNAGDVREAINAARSDNKNSVLMRVKTGGMSRFIAVPLAKG encoded by the coding sequence ATGACCGACCGTCCCACCGATCTTTCGTCGCTCCCATCTTTTCAGCCGCCCCGGCGCTCGCTGTTCTCGGCGCGCAAGTTTGCATTAATGGCCTCCGTCGTTGCGGGCCTTGGCGTCGCTGTTTATGGCTTTGGCACGGCGAATGGCCCCGTGGATCTCTTCAGCAGCCCGGCGCATGCGCAGGTCAATAACGAGATCAGCAAAGTTGCTCAGCCCGTCGGCTTTGCCGACATCGTCGAGCACGTGAAGCCCTCGGTGATCTCGGTCAAGGTCAACATCAACGAGAAGGTCGCCAAGGACGATAGCGACGACACGCCGTTCCAGCCGGGCTCGCCGATGGAGCGCTTCTTCCGCCGCTTCGGCGGACCGGACGGCATGCCGCCCGGCCTGCGCGGCATGCCGCGCGGCCGCGGCGTGGTGACCGGTCAAGGCTCCGGCTTCTTCATCTCCGCTGACGGTTATGCGGTCACCAACAATCACGTGGTCGACGGCGCCGACAAGGTCGAAGTGACGACGGATGACGGCAAGACCTACAAGGCAAAGGTCATCGGCACCGACGCGCGCACCGATCTTGCCCTGATCAAGGTCGAAGGCGGCTCCGACTTCCCGTTCGCCAAGCTCTCCGAAGGCAAGCCCCGGATCGGCGATTGGGTGCTCGCGGTGGGTAATCCTTTCGGCCTCGGCGGTACGGTGACGGCCGGCATCGTCTCGGCCAGCGGCCGCGACATCGGCAATGGCCCCTATGATGATTTCATCCAGATCGACGCGCCCGTGAACAAGGGCAACTCCGGTGGCCCGGCGTTCAACACCAATGGCGAAGTGATCGGCGTCAACACCGCGATCTATTCGCCGTCGGGCGGCAGCGTCGGCATCGCGTTCTCGATCCCGGCACCGACCGTGAAGAATGTAGTCGCACAGCTCAAGGACAAGGGTTCGGTCAGCCGCGGCTGGATCGGCGTCCAGATCCAGCCGGTCACGGCCGACATCGCCGACAGCCTCGGCCTGAAGAAAGCCGAAGGCGCGCTTGTCGCAGAACCCCAGGCCAATGGCCCAGCCGCCAAGGCCGGTATCGAATCCGGCGACGTGATCACGGCGGTCAATGGCGAGACGGTCAAGGATGCCCGCGAACTCGCCCGCACCATCGGCGGTCTCGCGCCCGGCAATGCCGTGAAGCTCAACGTGCTGCACAAGGGCCAGGACAAGGTCGTCAATCTGACTCTTGGCCAACTGCCGAATACGGTCGAAGCGAAAGCCGACAACGATAACGACAATGGTGACAATGGCAGCGCCACCCGTGGCACCGATGTACCGAAGCTCGGTATGACGGTTGCGCCGGCCAACAGCGTCGCCGGCGCCGGCAAGGAAGGCGTCGTCGTCACCGAGGTCGATCCGAAGAGCGCGGCGGCCGATCGCGGCTTCAAGGAAGGCGATGTGATTCTCGAAGTCGCGGGAAAGAGCGTCACCAATGCCGGAGACGTGCGCGAAGCGATCAATGCGGCGCGCTCCGACAACAAGAATAGCGTTCTGATGCGGGTCAAGACCGGCGGCATGTCGCGTTTCATCGCGGTGCCGCTCGCGAAGGGCTGA